A stretch of Acropora palmata chromosome 9, jaAcrPala1.3, whole genome shotgun sequence DNA encodes these proteins:
- the LOC141892798 gene encoding uncharacterized protein LOC141892798 isoform X2 produces the protein MTSKQAETASVVSSSTDERTETYQSNATEITAQTELGDNVFSYTRVSNISQGFFDNDDLALRRYDEAKDTFTALEAAYKRLLLQVESSKQERRLETERWKTKVENLNRQNKLLQDQLFEYKSKFNKQQEEFSTTKLRLREREWEVESLRRELNTKNSSMDKIRNEKMVLEKELTMLQDQMTTQVSQVQVLESSPDDLEVSFLRDTVSQLEIDCKNAVDERDMLQSEMASLQAKLSQLQDDCDRYRRQSEVAGKTGSLNISRYEMQVQNAVKQRESFKQQLDDLREELKKARETISRLQRDVLQSQNDANKYKEESVFKTHKLESIQEQNVTLEEALENLRSELTKCQATVDVQKRQLISLQETTTRHEKTIQEYEITVKTLHEKNESAERDRVLLNGKLSTLQASQGKLQERVKEWESVEVQLRKRVGELEIELEVHKEKGSEDVDGQLASRVDDLQNRLDESVFSVSDLQGRYDISTKERDELRKVVEKLNSKVVTTTGSLRVIEEEKEELERSATADRQRISKLEVQLDSVTKAKDRYKADLESEKSKVSQLKKEGMEVRQELSESRSAVDRLSGDLEKRDKTIADLKSKLLTFETKVDKYREEAEDLQQKIHLLENEVEELRGEMMEMQKRLGDSEANYKTSAEERDRINEELQKVYKDMSNLQSNYNILEQQRDEFEHQVAVLRMKVKKFEDELSQTKRELSGLDMEVQELRSTKSRNADEIESLKSKLTDLKKLADAYKKEITERDTTIERLRGELATAVSDKDKAITEISQLKNEHNVLKDDNERLQKEFTASNDELIRLSSLYDTANQNKELLQTDFEVVQMKVSDLESTYMDFEERDKDAGVLLEEEREKNEKLEKKIRDLADQKKMVEKQLDERQREIDKLENDMDIAEEKMLTLNLEIEEINGDKNKEYQKLLEKESKLKEVEKDLDSARNEKDKAEKELNALQTKVSKQETQLETSRRQVTQLREQLDAANKKILEGQERFIQIESKSVQHEKFGETLNAIIRRKDENIDALNNKVRQLQDELDRSKRVLNKNTASYDLLKTEKEELLKRISVVQGKLEDTEQETATLKRNRQELLRDVSSRDHTITINETQLSSVTKEKDHYRSEGVALREDCRKAKEELMKTKSSLVEKDRVIQSQTKEIQDKVNLIDTLNNSKINLGNELTNLKKELETTRASSQEKVRDLQGQLQQANIKASKLEATVKNLRMQGHLSDKDRKDYDDRIFEIENLFKTSQGQEADLRSEVEACNAKISMGAAEYKKSQKRVFELEHENAQLQRTVSELQKTRDRIDREKGDFKDELVNANARISEMELKSDYDEKEIVSLKKQLDGALQRSSGVSRENYLKQEQQLVELKLIAETAQDKQNEKDNLIRQLESAKTYLVTQIETLKETLKDTENELEKLKDEVGILQTENIELNKVIGEHQGTVKKLTLERDRIQNELDNQVNAKSSLDEQLMQFKRAAEANKVKITELSSSLNESREQNMIQQKTISDLKNKLDLLEKNVGDKNSIIDDLNCTKKNLQDDIDELDKKLRALQNDNNVMLHSKEELESSYKLISEKSTLLEQTSEASKGDVRRLSEQVEVLQDRLREAESEIRAYRDKERDFQEKIRNYHAQLSKLESTNEFQSERVIVLEQDMSSLKEEIASLLNDRDQAVRELLLVTKEIEERTTEITRLKKALDVANKEREAMAVQLEEQVNVVSQNESQLMNAEIQLQELMTRGDEADAQPKDSSRAERDSLQQELYITRQELSSSQTILDKVQRRKDDMEKQNFALRKQTTELDMKVKALDSENEDLNRELIKDQKRISVLEGDIHRLNVDKNSLLSELEKTRGLVDKLRDEKLVCQRDTSELRSMVENFDKTMEDKNKQIEWYRSTNKDLEEDVTNLKRKVASYREDYDKAQHDLTAFTLKVQELECKTDDLNHGLDLSENEKNKLKEEKASILISLNEFKVNFSNAKREIDKLQNELISVDRKLTYHQARNDTLEEEKDRLKKEITELKKENAELRARLNALQSERNRLQNEITVINKKYVDIQAVQSDKREKKPSDTATSKRLKDLEENYQKVLNEKEDAERRHLDGKRRISKLELEHGDYSRMIQSLEHDLSLKVKRISDLEDSLSELHGRDVVDEGDYKVLRKKVVNLEQELQSAKNKNFRLEAYKTSYEEKLKELQEDLLASQQKTAQTEAMLQTSQDQLSAQQKELLEALKKMADWESAYKSANNAKIELQRNVQTLQSKIVSLEEELQNQMKENAQLRGSLDQTRARNDKLREEINNLQKKLIDKQRYYEEQIRELGEKKAIIERLREENEYLESDKVDLKDELDRVRTEQEKAQLEQRETKFEFQKLQIHCAEVEDTIRMLQDENERLKMELVSLKKLYEELKVSREETIAVQSVSTVDAAIPDMFSADLNSEYEAITIERDTVKRENAALQDKVAGFENSLGDLKEERRKLQDRVLELQKMLSEKSQEMQILTAENKKVTLELQAAKRRLEDLKEEATGWNQERDLLVKEVESMQSKLHDLVLESQKENVSEVSSEMIFSTMEADYKNLQDRASELQLELLAALKKVSTLEHDLEMEKDKNSGLQESNRGLEERVTVLKREVLDYQTKISKIELNFEHIQEQNKELINQVAELEDQLESIKDSSKLSFQGKSDLENEVTSLRTRVNKLQIQIEEDKKIKENLRAQLDDHKNMGDTQSKEIHGRLSQLRMEIEKHRKEVIDKENLIKDTHNKQRDLEDDLHRLRRDLQNKQMECDGYIKDIEESNQEKADMEIEINTLRGQIRNLEILIEEYEKDKNDLRQNINEIVSKNTNQSNDLKKQIKDGLSEVEVYKREMIERETIIKELREKVSHVENQLQVSKTELENRENDCEDYLKDLEDIKKHKSDLEVELLGLKSKINKLTLQIDTERSERAQLQSQLSETKNRGDEESSSHARFVSELQMKLENTKRDINVKEDEIEHLKYELEVTRRELLSKDGEFKISLEKIEQITKEKSELTVEIMSLREKVIILEGDIQKEKVGRVGLQKQLVDSAAKGETDAKLMSEQITEIQTRVESYKREIIEKETIIEKFRFQTTSYEQEVDRLKRDLASRKAECEKNLQDIEILKHDKSEQAMEINSLRSTVSKLEAYIIELRTDKEVVISQVDELKSKNESEASVMHEQIIEIQTRIEEYKTEIIEKETIIEKLRVLISNNDAELDKLRRDLETKEVECDGYIREIEKLNEEKYDLESQLSTIRSKYEVLVSQMNEARADKNLTESETTVLLEKITEIESRIEVYKTEIVEKETLMERLRILNSSNEQDLERLKRELNSKQVECDGYINEIQILHQKLAELDVELNHRKSQALKLERFLDDEKQDKENQLRTQKSNFEVDLTSLKRKFETKELECSGYIKEIEELNQEIFRLKGLLRPEREVEAHYTTSYIMPPKGVTVTREVVVPQESSTTEAAQSSTFGRTEFMVDVKERTKPVEMEISNYEINPKRMVKIRSPFEARGENVAAGAGTSKTEHTKSTVTKITRIQRSVSPSPRLIVEGGDESSFTVVDGSSSPIRVKVEAEEKLEFEPVRLHVERAPLQTTSSSGVQTVVQTQLTTREEGADGFSRVETGETGARTRKVRESREQRAEITQSRKKDDKKISEV, from the exons ACAGAGCGATGGAAAACCAAGGTGGAGAATCTGAATCGACAAAATAAGCTGCTTCAGGACCAGCTGTTTGAGTATAAATCCAAGTTCAATAAACAACAGGAGGAGTTCTCTACCACCAAGCTCCGGTTAAGGGAGAGAGAATGGGAGGTAGAGTCTCTTCGGCGCGAGCTCAATACCAAGAACAGCTCAATGGACAAGATAAGAAACGAGAAAATGGTCCTCGAGAAGGAACTTACCATGCTGCAGGATCAAATGACCACTCAAGTGTCTCAGGTACAGGTTTTGGAGTCTTCGCCAGATGACTTGGAGGTCTCCTTCTTGCGTGATACCGTCTCACAGTTGGAAATTGATTGCAAGAATGCAGTGGACGAGCGAGACATGCTTCAGAGTGAGATGGCCTCGTTGCAAGCGAAGCTTTCTCAACTGCAGGACGATTGTGATAGGTACCGTAGGCAATCTGAAGTGGCGGGAAAGACAGGCAGCTTAAACATTAGCCGATATGAGATGCAGGTACAGAACGCAGTGAAGCAGAGGGAATCTTTTAAACAACAACTAGATGACCTCCGGGAAGAACTGAAGAAGGCAAGAGAAACGATTTCTCGATTACAACGTGATGTCTTGCAGAGCCAAAACGATGCTAACAAATACAAAGAAGAATCCGTCTTCAAGACGCATAAACTCGAAAGTATTCAAGAACAAAATGTAACCCTTGAAGAGGCTTTAGAGAACCTAAGATCGGAATTAACCAAGTGTCAAGCAACTGTGGATGTTCAAAAGCGACAACTTATTTCCCTGCAAGAAACTACAACGCGTCATGAGAAAACTATCCAAGAGTATGAAATTACGGTGAAGACACTGCACGAGAAAAATGAGTCTGCCGAAAGGGACCGTGTCTTGCTGAATGGAAAATTATCTACCCTCCAAGCATCCCAAGGCAAGCTTCAAGAACGTGTGAAAGAATGGGAGTCCGTGGAGGTGCAGCTGCGGAAGAGAGTTGGTGAGCTAGAGATTGAGCTAGAAGTACACAAAGAGAAAGGCTCTGAAGACGTTGATGGGCAGCTGGCTAGCAGGGTGGATGATCTCCAGAATCGGTTAGACGAATCCGTCTTCTCAGTGAGCGACCTTCAAGGAAGGTATGATATTTCCACTAAGGAAAGGGATGAACTAAGAAAGGTTGTTGAAAAGCTTAACTCTAAGGTTGTGACCACAACCGGATCACTGCGAGTTATTGAAGAGGAGAAGGAGGAATTGGAACGTTCTGCCACCGCAGATCGCCAAAGAATTTCAAAACTAGAGGTTCAGTTGGATAGCGTTACTAAAGCAAAAGATAGGTACAAAGCGGATCTTGAGTCGGAGAAATCTAAAGTCAGCCAGCTAAAGAAAGAAGGGATGGAGGTACGGCAGGAGTTGTCTGAAAGCAGGAGTGCGGTTGACCGTCTCAGTGGAGATCTGGAGAAAAGAGATAAGACCATCGCAGACCTAAAGTCCAAGCTTCTAACgtttgaaacaaaagttgaTAAGTACCGCGAAGAAGCTGAAGACTTGCAgcaaaaaattcacttgttGGAGAATGAAGTCGAAGAACTTCGTGGTGAAATGATGGAGATGCAGAAAAGATTGGGTGATTCTGAAGCTAACTACAAGACTTCTGCTGAGGAAAGAGATAGAATCAATGAAGAACTTCAAAAAGTATACAAGGATATGTCAAATTTACAGTCCAACTACAATATATTGGAACAACAGAGGGATGAGTTTGAACATCAGGTAGCGGTACTGAGGATGAAGGTCAAGAAATTTGAAGATGAGCTCAGTCAGACTAAAAGAGAACTTTCTGGTTTGGACATGGAGGTTCAAGAACTTCGATCAACTAAATCTAGAAACGCAGACGAGATTGAATCACTGAAAAGCAAGCTTACTGATCTAAAGAAACTAGCTGATGCTTACAAGAAAGAGATTACAGAGAGAGATACCACAATCGAACGTCTCAGAGGAGAACTAGCCACTGCTGTATCAGATAAAGATAAGGCGATCACAGAAATCAGtcaattaaaaaatgaacacaATGTTCTTAAGGACGATAACGAGAGGCTGCAGAAAGAATTTACCGCAAGCAATGATGAGCTTATTCGGTTATCGTCGTTATATGACACGgcaaaccaaaacaaagagCTCCTTCAAACTGATTTTGAAGTTGTTCAGATGAAGGTCTCCGATCTCGAGTCAACGTATATGGATTTTGAAGAACGTGACAAAGACGCTGGGGTTCTCTTGGAAGAGGAacgagagaaaaatgaaaaactcgAAAAAAAGATACGCGACCTTGCCGACCAGAAAAAAATGGTTGAAAAGCAGCTGGACGAAAGACAAAGGGAGATTGATAAGTTGGAGAACGATATGGACATAGCTGAAGAGAAGATGCTTACACTGAACTTGGAAATTGAGGAAATCAACGGCGATAAGAATAAAGAGTATCAAAAGCTTCTAGAAAAGGAAAGCAAGTTGAAAGAGGTAGAAAAGGATCTTGACTCTgccagaaatgaaaaagataaaGCAGAGAAAGAGCTGAACGCCTTGCAAACTAAAGTGTCCAAGCAGGAGACGCAACTCGAGACCAGCCGCAGGCAGGTAACACAACTGCGAGAGCAACTGGACGCCGCTAACAAGAAGATCCTCGAGGGGCAGGAACGATTCATTCAGATCGAAAGCAAATCAGTACAGCACGAAAAATTCGGGGAGACACTCAATGCTATCATTAGACGGAAGGATGAAAACATCGACGCGTTAAACAACAAGGTGAGACAGCTCCAGGATGAGTTGGATAGAAGCAAACGTGTGCTGAATAAGAACACGGCTTCATACGATTTACTGAAAACCGAGAAAGAGGAGCTTTTAAAGCGAATTTCAGTTGTACAGGGCAAACTGGAAGACACTGAACAAGAGACTGCAACTCTAAAACGGAATCGCCAAGAGCTTTTACGAGATGTTAGCTCAAGAGATCATACAATTACTATCAATGAAACGCAACTTAGCAGCgtaacaaaggaaaaagacCACTACAGATCGGAGGGTGTCGCCCTGCGTGAAGATTGTCGCAAAGCAAAGGAAGAACTTATGAAGACCAAATCTAGTTTAGTCGAAAAGGACAGGGTCATCCAAAGTCAAACCAAGGAAATTCAAGACAAAGTCAACTTGATAGACACTCTAAACAATTCCAAGATAAATCTTGGGAATGAGTTGACAAATCTGAAGAAGGAGCTCGAAACTACCAGAGCTTCCAGCCAAGAGAAAGTGCGAGATCTACAAGGCCAACTTCAACAGGCAAACATCAAAGCTTCTAAGCTTGAAGCGACTGTGAAAAATTTGAGAATGCAAGGTCATCTTAGTGATAAAGATCGCAAAGACTACGACGACAGAATATTCGAAATCGAAAATCTATTCAAAACTTCGCAAGGTCAGGAGGCGGATTTGAGAAGCGAGGTTGAAGCCTGTAATGCAAAGATCAGTATGGGAGCTGCGGAGTACAAGAAGTCGCAAAAACGTGTCTTTGAACTGGAGCATGAAAACGCACAGCTTCAGAGAACTGTAAGCGAGTTGCAGAAAACGCGAGATAGAATTGACCGGGAGAAAGGTGACTTCAAAGATGAACTCGTCAATGCCAACGCCAGGATCTCAGAGATGGAATTGAAATCTGATTACGACGAAAAAGAGATTGTATCCTTGAAGAAACAGCTTGATGGAGCCCTGCAGAGGTCTTCAGGTGTTAGTCGAGAGAATTACTTAAAGCAAGAGCAACAGCTTGTGGAACTAAAATTGATCGCAGAGACAGCTCAAGACAAGCAGAACGAGAAGGACAACCTGATAAGGCAGTTGGAATCAGCAAAAACTTACCTCGTGACCCAAATTGAGACTTTGAAAGAAACCCTCAAGGATACTGAAAACGAATTGGAGAAACTTAAAGACGAGGTTGGGATCTTGCAGACAGAAAACATCGAGCTCAACAAAGTAATTGGTGAGCATCAGGGTACAGTGAAGAAGTTGACACTGGAGAGAGATCGCATTCAAAATGAGCTTGATAACCAAGTGAATGCAAAGTCGTCTTTGGATGAACAACTGATGCAGTTTAAGAGAGCTGCTGAAGCTAACAAAGTGAAAATCACTGAGCTATCATCTTCATTAAACGAAAGTCGGGAACAAAACATGATTCAGCAAAAGACTATCTCTGATCTCAAAAACAAGCTTGACCTTTTAGAGAAGAACGTTGGGGACAAAAATAGCATTATTGATGATCTCAATTGCACCAAGAAGAACTTGCAAGATGACATCGACGAGCTTGACAAAAAACTCCGTGCGCTGCAGAACGACAACAATGTCATGTTACACAGCAAGGAGGAGTTAGAGAGTAGTTATAAGTTGATTTCTGAGAAGTCAACTTTGTTGGAACAAACGAGTGAGGCAAGCAAAGGTGATGTGCGGAGACTTTCAGAACAAGTGGAAGTCTTACAAGACAGACTTCGAGAGGCAGAGAGCGAAATAAGAGCTTATCGGGACAAGGAGAGAGATTTTCAAGAGAAGATCAGGAACTACCACGCACAGCTTTCCAAGTTGGAATCCACCAACGAATTTCAGAGCGAGAGGGTTATTGTGTTGGAACAAGACATGTCATCcttgaaagaagaaattgcAAGCTTGTTAAACGATCGCGACCAAGCCGTCAGGGAATTGTTGCTTGTCACCAAAGAAATAGAAGAGAGAACCACCGAGATCACAAGGCTGAAGAAAGCCCTTGAtgttgcaaacaaagaaagagaagcAATGGCAGTTCAGCTTGAAGAACAAGTCAACGTTGTGTCTCAAAATGAGTCGCAGCTTATGAATGCTGAAATTCAGCTTCAGGAGTTGATGACTCGAGGTGATGAAGCGGATGCTCAGCCAAAAGACAGCTCAAGAGCTGAGAGGGACTCTCTTCAACAAGAGCTTTATATCACAAGACAAGAGTTATCGTCTTCACAAACTATCCTGGACAAGGTTCAACGAAGAAAAGATGACATGGAAAAACAGAACTTTGCTTTGCGAAAGCAAACTACAGAACTCGATATGAAAGTGAAGGCTCTTGATAGTGAGAATGAAGACCTCAATCGTGAACTGATTAAAGATCAGAAGCGAATAAGTGTGTTAGAAGGAGATATCCATCGGCTTAATGTGGACAAGAACAGCCTCCTAAGTGAACTTGAGAAGACTCGAGGACTTGTAGATAAGCTGCGAGACGAGAAATTGGTTTGTCAAAGAGATACGTCTGAGCTTAGATCCATGGTAGAGAATTTTGACAAAACCATGGAGGACAAGAACAAGCAGATTGAGTGGTACCGCTCCACTAACAAGGATCTCGAAGAGGATGTCACGAACCTAAAGCGAAAGGTAGCCAGCTACAGGGAAGACTACGATAAAGCTCAACATGATCTTACAGCTTTCACACTGAAGGTTCAAGAACTCGAGTGTAAGACTGATGACCTGAACCACGGCCTTGACCTTTCTGAGAATGAGAAGAACAAGCTCAAGGAAGAAAAAGCGTCGATTCTGATCTCCTTGAACGAGTTTAAAGTCAATTTTTCAAATGCCAAGAGGGAGATTGACAAGCTTCAGAACGaattaatttcagttgacCGCAAACTTACTTATCATCAAGCAAGGAATGACACGCTGGAGGAAGAGAAAGATCgtttgaaaaaggaaataacaGAGTTAAAGAAGGAGAACGCAGAATTGAGGGCTCgcctcaatgccctccaatcTGAAAGAAACCGACTTCAAAACGAGATCACCGTGATTAACAAGAAATACGTTGATATACAAGCCGTGCAAAGCGATAAGCGAGAAAAGAAACCATCCGATACAGCTACTTCTAAGCGACTCAAAGATCTGGAGGAAAATTACCAGAAAGTTTTAAATGAGAAGGAGGATGCTGAAAGGAGGCACCTTGATGGAAAACGAAGAATCTCAAAACTCGAGCTGGAGCATGGAGATTACAGCCGAATGATCCAGTCGTTAGAACACGATCTGTCATTGAAAGTGAAACGCATATCTGACTTAGAAGATAGTCTCTCAGAACTCCATGGTAGAGATGTAGTGGATGAGGGTGATTATAAAGTTCTAAGGAAGAAGGTAGTCAATTTGGAACAAGAATTACAGTCTGCCAAGAATAAAAATTTCCGTTTGGAAGCATATAAGACTTCTTACGAAGAAAAGCTGAAAGAACTACAGGAAGACCTTCTTGCCAGTCAACAGAAGACAGCTCAGACGGAGGCAATGCTGCAAACAAGTCAAGATCAACTGAGCGCCCAACAAAAAGAACTACTGGAGGCCCTCAAGAAGATGGCTGACTGGGAGTCAGCTTATAAATCTGCCAACAACGCCAAGATCGAACTTCAAAGAAATGTCCAGACTCTTCAAAGCAAAATTGTATCCTTGGAGGAGGAACtgcaaaatcaaatgaaggaaaatgcaCAGCTCAGGGGGTCGCTGGATCAGACAAGGGCAAGGAATGATAAGCTAAGAGAGGAGATCAATAACCTACAGAAGAAATTAATAGATAAGCAAAGGTACTACGAGGAACAAATTCGCGAGCTGGGTGAAAAGAAGGCCATCATTGAAAGGTTGCGAGAAGAAAACGAGTATTTAGAAAGTGACAAAGTTGACCTGAAGGACGAGCTCGATCGTGTCCGAACCGAACAGGAAAAAGCCCAATTAGAACAAAGGGAAACTaagtttgaatttcaaaagctcCAAATCCATTGCGCTGAGGTGGAGGATACAATTCGAATGCTGCAAGACGAGAATGAACGACTCAAAATGGAACTTGTGTCTCTCAAAAAGCTTTATGAGGAGCTCAAAGTTTCACGGGAGGAGACGATTGCCGTCCAGAGCGTATCAACCGTGGACGCAGCGATACCAGATATGTTCTCTGCAGACCTCAACTCTGAGTATGAAGCGATCACGATAGAACGGGACACTGTTAAGCGAGAAAATGCAGCCCTTCAAGACAAGGTCGCCGGTTTTGAAAATTCTTTAGGGGACCTCAAGGAAGAAAGACGTAAACTTCAGGATAGAGTTCTTGAATTGCAGAAAATGTTGTCCGAAAAGTCTCAAGAAATGCAAATCTTAACGGCGGAAAATAAAAAGGTAACCCTGGAACTGCAAGCTGCCAAACGTCGCCTGGAGGACTTGAAAGAGGAAGCTACTGGATGGAATCAGGAAAGGGACTTGCTAGTAAAGGAAGTTGAATCGATGCAAAGCAAGTTACACGATCTTGTGCTAGAAAGCCAGAAAGAGAACGTTTCTGAGGTCTCCTCTGAAATGATATTTTCTACCATGGAAGCCGATTATAAGAATTTGCAGGACCGTGCGTCGGAGCTCCAACTTGAACTCCTCGCAGCTTTGAAGAAAGTGTCAACGCTAGAGCACGATTTGGAAATggagaaagataaaaacagTGGACTCCAAGAATCAAACAGAGGGCTAGAAGAGAGAGTTACAGTTCTCAAAAGAGAAGTTCTCGACTACCAAACGAAGATTTCCAAGATTGAACTGAACTTTGAGCATATCcaagaacaaaataaagagCTCATCAATCAAGTGGCTGAGCTCGAGGACCAACTTGAATCAATCAAAGATTCTAGCAAACTGTCGTTTCAAGGCAAGTCCGATCTTGAAAATGAGGTCACATCACTTAGGACAAGGGTGAATAAATTACAGATTCAGATCGAAGAggacaagaaaattaaagagaaTCTGAGGGCTCAGCTTGACGATCACAAGAACATGGGCGATACGCAATCCAAGGAGATCCATGGTCGTCTCAGCCAACTAAGAATGGAAATCGAAAAGCACCGCAAAGAGGTGATCGATAAAGAAAACCTCATCAAAGACACGCACAATAAGCAACGTGACTTGGAAGATGACCTCCATAGGCTCCGTCGAgatcttcaaaacaaacaaatggaaTGTGACGGCTACATTAAGGATATCGAAGAAAGCAACCAAGAAAAAGCAGACATGGAAATTGAGATCAACACACTTCGTGGGCAAATACGAAACTTAGAGATTCTCatagaagagtacgagaaaGACAAGAACGATCTGAGACAGAACATCAACGAAATTGTTAGTAAGAACACAAATCAAAGCAATGATCTCAAGAAGCAGATTAAAGACGGTTTGAGTGAAGTCGAAGTGTACAAACGAGAGATGATCGAGAGGGAGACTATTATCAAAGAGCTTCGAGAAAAGGTGTCCCATGTTGAAAATCAGCTTCAAGTCAGTAAGACAGAGTtggaaaacagagaaaatgacTGTGAGGATTATTTGAAAGACCTCGAAGACATCAAAAAGCATAAGTCGGATTTGGAAGTAGAATTACTGGGTTTGAAAAGCAAGATTAACAAGTTGACTTTACAGATTGACACCGAGAGGTCCGAGAGAGCGCAACTTCAATCGCAACTGTCAGAAACGAAGAATCGCGGCGATGAGGAGTCCAGTAGTCATGCTAGATTTGTGTCAGAGTTACAGatgaaacttgaaaacacTAAGAGAGACATAAATGTTAAAGAAGACGAAATTGAGCATCTTAAGTACGAACTTGAAGTCACCAGACGAGAGCTTCTTTCCAAAGATGGAGAGTTCAAGATTTCTTTGGAAAAGATCGAGCAGATCACGAAGGAGAAATCAGAGTTGACAGTGGAAATTATGTCTCTTCGCGAGAAGGTCATTATTCTCGAGGGTGATATACAGAAAGAGAAGGTGGGAAGAGTAGGTCTTCAGAAACAGCTCGTTGATTCTGCAGCTAAAGGGGAGACAGATGCTAAATTAATGAGCGAACAGATCACCGAAATTCAAACAAGGGTGGAGAGCTACAAGAgagaaataattgaaaaggaaaccatCATAGAAAAGTTTAGGTTCCAAACCACTTCGTATGAACAGGAGGTGGACCGACTCAAGAGAGACTTGGCCTCTAGGAAAGCTGAATGCGAAAAGAACCTGCAGGATATTGAAATACTGAAACACGATAAATCGGAGCAGGCTATGGAAATAAATTCTCTTCGCAGCACTGTCAGTAAGCTGGAAGCTTATATAATAGAACTGAGGACAGACAAAGAGGTTGTTATATCACAAGTCGACGAGTTGAAGAGCAAGAACGAAAGTGAAGCCAGTGTTATGCACGAACAAATTATTGAGATTCAAACTCGAATTGAGGAGTATAAGACTGAAATAATTGAGAAGGAAACCATCATCGAGAAGTTACGCGTGCTGATTTCCAACAACGATGCTGAACTTGATAAATTGAGGAGAGACCTAGAGACGAAAGAAGTGGAGTGTGATGGGTACATCCGGGAAATCGAGAAGCTCAATGAAGAGAAGTATGATCTCGAGTCCCAGCTCTCCACAATTCGAAGCAAATATGAAGTTTTAGTATCACAAATGAATGAGGCGCGAGCTGATAAAAATCTGACCGAGAGTGAAACAACCGTGCTCCTAGAAAAGATAACTGAAATCGAGAGCAGGATAGAGGTGTACAAGACGGAGATCGTGGAAAAGGAGACATTGATGGAACGATTACGCATCCTTAATAGTTCCAACGAACAAGATTTGGAAAGACTCAAACGAGAGCTAAATAGCAAACAGGTGGAATGCGATGGCTATATTAACGAGATCCAGATATTGCACCAGAAACTAGCAGAGTTGGATGTTGAGCTAAATCATCGAAAAAGTCAAGCTCTTAAACTGGAGAGATTCTTAGACGACGAGAAACAAGACAAGGAAAATCAGTTAAGGACTCAAAAGTCGAATTTCGAAGTTGACTTGACCTCGCTAAAACGCAAGTTCGAGACAAAGGAACTGGAATGCAGTGGTTATATTAAGGAAATTGAAGAACTGAATCAGGAGATTTTCCGGCTGAAGGGTCTGTTGAGACCAGAACGTGAGGTTGAAGCCCACTATACCACGTCTTACATTATGCCACCAAAAGGAGTGACGGTGACCAGAGAAGTAGTTGTACCCCAGGAGTCTTCCACGACAGAAGCCGCGCAGTCTTCTACTTTCGGCCGTACCGAATTCATGGTTGATGTCAAAGAGAGGACGAAACCTGTGGAAATGGAAATTTCCAATTACGAGATTAACCCGAAACGAATGGTGAAGATTAGAAGTCCTTTTGAAGCGCGTGGAGAAAATGTTGCCGCTGGAGCTGGTACGTCAAAAACTGAGCACACAAAAAGCACTGTGACCAAGATTACAAGGATCCAAAGAAGTGTGAGTCCATCTCCGCGATTAATCGTTGAGGGAGGAGATGAATCgtcatttacagtt GTCGATGGTTCTTCCAGTCCAATTCGTGTCAAAGTAGAAGCTGAGGAGAAATTAGAATTTGAGCCGGTACGTCTTCATGTTGAAAGGGCGCCTCTGCAGACCACATCTTCATCAGGTGTTCAAACAGTCGTCCAAACACAGTTAACCACTAGAGAGGAGGGGGCAGACGGATTTTCACGGGTGGAGACTGGGGAAACTGGCGCCCGAACAAGAAAGGTACGAGAATCCAGAGAACAGCGTGCTGAGATTACACAAAGCCGCAAAAaggatgacaaaaaaatatcggAGGTGTAA